Proteins encoded together in one Mauremys reevesii isolate NIE-2019 linkage group 11, ASM1616193v1, whole genome shotgun sequence window:
- the SLC39A10 gene encoding zinc transporter ZIP10 isoform X1, translating to MRTVRSSVRAERGWPGVSVFGEWRSAAAAAEEEAPRRFGTERRGRCTRHSSEETEMKVHMHSKFCFICLLTFIFHQCNHCHEDGHGPKESHVPNHNDCQTSEAPCLQNGGTESSPSKLSVLEAENEQKYYIEKLFNHYGQNGRLSFFGLEKLLTSLGLGELKVVEINHEDIGHDHVSHLDALEVQEGKHSHSHNHPHSHSHSGPENQTVNGVSTKRNYKCDPEKDTIESSVKPAIKRVRDNNRHRHHHQHHHHHLDHNGTHHTHNDSVSQSEHGEPSHEPSTETNTTQEQPERKLQTHKNRRKGKKFSETSVDNAQDFAQDHDPGDQHEHNHVNKRDHVHDASHSHVRIHKRHNDQATGHRHQDPTPGNEDGHRHTSKREAPHKQISVRNIFSTHSHKDHNEDEHQREECLNVTQLLRYYGLGTNSPISPDLFTYLCPALLYQIDRRLCIEHYDNLLVEDLKKDKNEAATNKDKIGASAWLCGIISITVISLLSLLGVILIPIINQGCFKFLLTFLVALAVGTLSGDALLHLLPHSQGGHNHSHHEDHGHIHEHRHSHGHSHGHGTGNESFLEKYDAVLKGLVALAGIYLLFIIEHCIRMFKHYNKQKSKQKWCKKKQKTEESPIGRKLSEHKLNNRPDADWLQLKPLAGADDSVVSEDRLNETELTDLDGQLEYPPKNFLSVEDGNHMHHSHNDVSHSVHDHDLHDTEYDDNHREDKIARKHNHHWHHKHSHHSHGHCHSGKDLKDTGIANIAWMVIMGDGIHNFSDGLAIGAAFSAGLTGGISTSVAVFCHELPHELGDFAVLLKAGMTVKQAIVYNLLSAMMAYVGMLIGTAVGQYANNITLWIFAVTAGMFLYVALVDMLPEMLHGDGDNEEHGYCPVGQFILQNLGLLLGFAIMLVIALYEDKIVFDIQF from the exons GAAACAGAGATGAAGGTACACATGCACTCAAAATTTTGCTTCATTTGTTTGCTGACATTTATCTTTCATCAATGCAACCATTGCCATGAAGATGGCCATGGCCCTAAAGAGAGCCATGTACCCAACCATAATGACTGTCAGACCTCGGAGGCACCATGCCTCCAGAATGGAGGAACAGAATCCTCACCAAGTAAACTTTCAGTGCTGGAAGctgaaaatgaacaaaaatacTACATTGAAAAACTTTTTAACCATTATGGTCAAAATGGAAGATTGTCATTTTTTGGTCTTGAAAAACTGCTAACAAGCCTTGGTCTTGGAGAGTTAAAAGTAGTGGAGATTAATCATGAGGATATTGGCCATGATCATGTTTCCCACTTGGATGCTTTAGAAGTACAAGAAGGAAAGCATTCTCATTCTCATAACCATCCTCATTCTCATAGCCACTCAGGTCCAGAAAACCAAACTGTGAATGGTGTATCTACAAAGAGAAACTATAAATGTGACCCTGAAAAAGACACAATAGAGTCATCGGTGAAACCTGCCATTAAGCGTGTTCGTGACAACAATCGTCACCGCCACCACCAtcagcatcatcatcatcaccttgACCATAATGGTACTCATCATACTCATAATGATTCAGTCAGTCAGAGTGAACATGGAGAGCCAAGCCATGAACCTTCAACAGAGACAAACACTACCCAAGAACAACCTGAGAGAAAACTACAGACACATAAGAACAGGCGAAAGGGAAAGAAATTCAGTGAGACTTCAGTAGATAATGCACAAGATTTTGCTCAAGACCATGATCCAGGTGATCAACATGAGCACAATCATGTTAATAAACGTGATCATGTACATGATGCATCTCATTCACATGTACGCATTCACAAACGCCATAATGACCAGGCCACCGGTCATAGACACCAAGATCCTACTCCTGGTAACGAGGATGGACATCGCCATACCAGCAAGCGTGAAGCTCCTCATAAACAGATTAGTGTAAGAAACATCTTTTCAACGCATAGTCACAAGGATCACAATGAGGATGAACATCAACGTGAAGAG TGTTTAAATGTCACTCAACTACTGCGGTACTATGGTCTTGGAACCAACTCTCCAATATCTCCTGACTTGTTTACGTACCTGTGCCCTGCATTGCTATATCAGATTGACAGAAGACTTTGTATTGAGCATTATGATAATTTGCTGGTTGAAGACTTGAAGAAAGATAAAAATGAAGCAGCTACAAATAAGGATAAAATAGGTGCATCAG CCTGGCTTTGTGGAATCATTTCTATCACTGTCATTAGCCTGCTCTCCTTGCTAGGCGTGATCTTGATACCCATCATTAACCAAGGGTGCTTCAAATTCCTTCTAACCTTCCTGGTGGCTCTGGCCGTTGGAACATTGAGTGGGGATGCACTACTCCATCTGTTGCCACAT TCGCAAGGAGGTCATAACCACAGTCACCACGAGGACCACGGTCATATTCACGAACACAGACATTCTCATGGACATTCCCATGGGCATGGAACAGGAAATGAAAGCTTTCTGGAAAAATATGATGCAGTATTGAAAGGGCTCGTAGCTCTTGCCGGCATTTATCTTTTGTTCATCATTGAACACTGTATAAGAATGTTTAAGCACTACAACAAACAAAAG TCTAAACAGAAGTGGTGCAAGAAAAAACAGAAGACTGAAGAATCGCCAATTGGAAGGAAGCTTTCAGAACACAAACTGAATAATAGGCCAGATGCTGACTGGCTTCAGCTCAAACCCCTGGCAG GTGCCGATGACTCAGTTGTATCTGAAGATCGACTTAATGAAACTGAACTAACTGATCTAGATGGCCAGTTGGAATACCCTCCTAAAAACTTTCTGTCTGTAGAAGATGGAAACCACATGCATCATTCTCACAATGACGTCTCTCACTCTGTTCACGACCATGATCTTCATGATACAGAATATGATGACAACCATAGAGAGGATAAAATAGCTAGGAAACACAACCATCACTGGCATCACAAACATTCCCATCATTCCCATGGTCACTGCCATTCTGGAAAGGACCTGAAAGATACTGGAATTGCTAATATAGCTTGGATGGTAATTATGGGAGATGGCATCCACAATTTTAGCGATGGTTTAGCAATAG GAGCAGCTTTTAGTGCCGGATTGACAGGAGGAATTAGTACATCTGTAGCAGTGTTTTGTCATGAGCTTCCCCATGAATTAG GTGATTTTGCCGTGCTGCTTAAAGCAGGTATGACAGTAAAGCAAGCCATTGTGTACAACCTCCTGTCTGCTATGATGGCTTATGTAGGGATGCTGATAGGCACAGCTGTTGGACAGTATGCCAATAACATCACTTTATGGATCTTTGCAGTCACCGCGGGCATGTTCCTTTATGTTGCATTGGTAGATATG CTTCCAGAAATGCTTCATGGAGATGGTGATAATGAAGAACATGGATATTGTCCAGTGGGGCAATTCATTCTCCAGAATTTAGGCTTGCTCCTTGGATTTGCTATCATGCTGGTGATTGCACTGTATGAAGATAAAATTGTGTTTGACATCCAGTTCTGA
- the SLC39A10 gene encoding zinc transporter ZIP10 isoform X3 has translation MKVHMHSKFCFICLLTFIFHQCNHCHEDGHGPKESHVPNHNDCQTSEAPCLQNGGTESSPSKLSVLEAENEQKYYIEKLFNHYGQNGRLSFFGLEKLLTSLGLGELKVVEINHEDIGHDHVSHLDALEVQEGKHSHSHNHPHSHSHSGPENQTVNGVSTKRNYKCDPEKDTIESSVKPAIKRVRDNNRHRHHHQHHHHHLDHNGTHHTHNDSVSQSEHGEPSHEPSTETNTTQEQPERKLQTHKNRRKGKKFSETSVDNAQDFAQDHDPGDQHEHNHVNKRDHVHDASHSHVRIHKRHNDQATGHRHQDPTPGNEDGHRHTSKREAPHKQISVRNIFSTHSHKDHNEDEHQREECLNVTQLLRYYGLGTNSPISPDLFTYLCPALLYQIDRRLCIEHYDNLLVEDLKKDKNEAATNKDKIGASAWLCGIISITVISLLSLLGVILIPIINQGCFKFLLTFLVALAVGTLSGDALLHLLPHSQGGHNHSHHEDHGHIHEHRHSHGHSHGHGTGNESFLEKYDAVLKGLVALAGIYLLFIIEHCIRMFKHYNKQKSKQKWCKKKQKTEESPIGRKLSEHKLNNRPDADWLQLKPLAGADDSVVSEDRLNETELTDLDGQLEYPPKNFLSVEDGNHMHHSHNDVSHSVHDHDLHDTEYDDNHREDKIARKHNHHWHHKHSHHSHGHCHSGKDLKDTGIANIAWMVIMGDGIHNFSDGLAIGAAFSAGLTGGISTSVAVFCHELPHELGDFAVLLKAGMTVKQAIVYNLLSAMMAYVGMLIGTAVGQYANNITLWIFAVTAGMFLYVALVDMLPEMLHGDGDNEEHGYCPVGQFILQNLGLLLGFAIMLVIALYEDKIVFDIQF, from the exons ATGAAGGTACACATGCACTCAAAATTTTGCTTCATTTGTTTGCTGACATTTATCTTTCATCAATGCAACCATTGCCATGAAGATGGCCATGGCCCTAAAGAGAGCCATGTACCCAACCATAATGACTGTCAGACCTCGGAGGCACCATGCCTCCAGAATGGAGGAACAGAATCCTCACCAAGTAAACTTTCAGTGCTGGAAGctgaaaatgaacaaaaatacTACATTGAAAAACTTTTTAACCATTATGGTCAAAATGGAAGATTGTCATTTTTTGGTCTTGAAAAACTGCTAACAAGCCTTGGTCTTGGAGAGTTAAAAGTAGTGGAGATTAATCATGAGGATATTGGCCATGATCATGTTTCCCACTTGGATGCTTTAGAAGTACAAGAAGGAAAGCATTCTCATTCTCATAACCATCCTCATTCTCATAGCCACTCAGGTCCAGAAAACCAAACTGTGAATGGTGTATCTACAAAGAGAAACTATAAATGTGACCCTGAAAAAGACACAATAGAGTCATCGGTGAAACCTGCCATTAAGCGTGTTCGTGACAACAATCGTCACCGCCACCACCAtcagcatcatcatcatcaccttgACCATAATGGTACTCATCATACTCATAATGATTCAGTCAGTCAGAGTGAACATGGAGAGCCAAGCCATGAACCTTCAACAGAGACAAACACTACCCAAGAACAACCTGAGAGAAAACTACAGACACATAAGAACAGGCGAAAGGGAAAGAAATTCAGTGAGACTTCAGTAGATAATGCACAAGATTTTGCTCAAGACCATGATCCAGGTGATCAACATGAGCACAATCATGTTAATAAACGTGATCATGTACATGATGCATCTCATTCACATGTACGCATTCACAAACGCCATAATGACCAGGCCACCGGTCATAGACACCAAGATCCTACTCCTGGTAACGAGGATGGACATCGCCATACCAGCAAGCGTGAAGCTCCTCATAAACAGATTAGTGTAAGAAACATCTTTTCAACGCATAGTCACAAGGATCACAATGAGGATGAACATCAACGTGAAGAG TGTTTAAATGTCACTCAACTACTGCGGTACTATGGTCTTGGAACCAACTCTCCAATATCTCCTGACTTGTTTACGTACCTGTGCCCTGCATTGCTATATCAGATTGACAGAAGACTTTGTATTGAGCATTATGATAATTTGCTGGTTGAAGACTTGAAGAAAGATAAAAATGAAGCAGCTACAAATAAGGATAAAATAGGTGCATCAG CCTGGCTTTGTGGAATCATTTCTATCACTGTCATTAGCCTGCTCTCCTTGCTAGGCGTGATCTTGATACCCATCATTAACCAAGGGTGCTTCAAATTCCTTCTAACCTTCCTGGTGGCTCTGGCCGTTGGAACATTGAGTGGGGATGCACTACTCCATCTGTTGCCACAT TCGCAAGGAGGTCATAACCACAGTCACCACGAGGACCACGGTCATATTCACGAACACAGACATTCTCATGGACATTCCCATGGGCATGGAACAGGAAATGAAAGCTTTCTGGAAAAATATGATGCAGTATTGAAAGGGCTCGTAGCTCTTGCCGGCATTTATCTTTTGTTCATCATTGAACACTGTATAAGAATGTTTAAGCACTACAACAAACAAAAG TCTAAACAGAAGTGGTGCAAGAAAAAACAGAAGACTGAAGAATCGCCAATTGGAAGGAAGCTTTCAGAACACAAACTGAATAATAGGCCAGATGCTGACTGGCTTCAGCTCAAACCCCTGGCAG GTGCCGATGACTCAGTTGTATCTGAAGATCGACTTAATGAAACTGAACTAACTGATCTAGATGGCCAGTTGGAATACCCTCCTAAAAACTTTCTGTCTGTAGAAGATGGAAACCACATGCATCATTCTCACAATGACGTCTCTCACTCTGTTCACGACCATGATCTTCATGATACAGAATATGATGACAACCATAGAGAGGATAAAATAGCTAGGAAACACAACCATCACTGGCATCACAAACATTCCCATCATTCCCATGGTCACTGCCATTCTGGAAAGGACCTGAAAGATACTGGAATTGCTAATATAGCTTGGATGGTAATTATGGGAGATGGCATCCACAATTTTAGCGATGGTTTAGCAATAG GAGCAGCTTTTAGTGCCGGATTGACAGGAGGAATTAGTACATCTGTAGCAGTGTTTTGTCATGAGCTTCCCCATGAATTAG GTGATTTTGCCGTGCTGCTTAAAGCAGGTATGACAGTAAAGCAAGCCATTGTGTACAACCTCCTGTCTGCTATGATGGCTTATGTAGGGATGCTGATAGGCACAGCTGTTGGACAGTATGCCAATAACATCACTTTATGGATCTTTGCAGTCACCGCGGGCATGTTCCTTTATGTTGCATTGGTAGATATG CTTCCAGAAATGCTTCATGGAGATGGTGATAATGAAGAACATGGATATTGTCCAGTGGGGCAATTCATTCTCCAGAATTTAGGCTTGCTCCTTGGATTTGCTATCATGCTGGTGATTGCACTGTATGAAGATAAAATTGTGTTTGACATCCAGTTCTGA
- the SLC39A10 gene encoding zinc transporter ZIP10 isoform X2, whose product MRTVRSSVRAERGWPGVSVFGEWRSAAAAAEEEAPRRFGTERRGRCTRHSSEETEMKVHMHSKFCFICLLTFIFHQCNHCHEDGHGPKESHVPNHNDCQTSEAPCLQNGGTESSPSKLSVLEAENEQKYYIEKLFNHYGQNGRLSFFGLEKLLTSLGLGELKVVEINHEDIGHDHVSHLDALEVQEGKHSHSHNHPHSHSHSGPENQTVNGVSTKRNYKCDPEKDTIESSVKPAIKRVRDNNRHRHHHQHHHHHLDHNGTHHTHNDSVSQSEHGEPSHEPSTETNTTQEQPERKLQTHKNRRKGKKFSETSVDNAQDFAQDHDPGDQHEHNHVNKRDHVHDASHSHVRIHKRHNDQATGHRHQDPTPGNEDGHRHTSKREAPHKQISVRNIFSTHSHKDHNEDEHQREECLNVTQLLRYYGLGTNSPISPDLFTYLCPALLYQIDRRLCIEHYDNLLVEDLKKDKNEAATNKDKIGASAWLCGIISITVISLLSLLGVILIPIINQGCFKFLLTFLVALAVGTLSGDALLHLLPHSQGGHNHSHHEDHGHIHEHRHSHGHSHGHGTGNESFLEKYDAVLKGLVALAGIYLLFIIEHCIRMFKHYNKQKSKQKWCKKKQKTEESPIGRKLSEHKLNNRPDADWLQLKPLAGADDSVVSEDRLNETELTDLDGQLEYPPKNFLSVEDGNHMHHSHNDVSHSVHDHDLHDTEYDDNHREDKIARKHNHHWHHKHSHHSHGHCHSGKDLKDTGIANIAWMVIMGDGIHNFSDGLAIGAAFSAGLTGGISTSVAVFCHELPHELGDFAVLLKAGMTVKQAIVYNLLSAMMAYVGMLIGTAVGQYANNITLWIFAVTAGMFLYVALVDMVLRITNTQKSNACHPKEFISGNSGSTSLISLWIT is encoded by the exons GAAACAGAGATGAAGGTACACATGCACTCAAAATTTTGCTTCATTTGTTTGCTGACATTTATCTTTCATCAATGCAACCATTGCCATGAAGATGGCCATGGCCCTAAAGAGAGCCATGTACCCAACCATAATGACTGTCAGACCTCGGAGGCACCATGCCTCCAGAATGGAGGAACAGAATCCTCACCAAGTAAACTTTCAGTGCTGGAAGctgaaaatgaacaaaaatacTACATTGAAAAACTTTTTAACCATTATGGTCAAAATGGAAGATTGTCATTTTTTGGTCTTGAAAAACTGCTAACAAGCCTTGGTCTTGGAGAGTTAAAAGTAGTGGAGATTAATCATGAGGATATTGGCCATGATCATGTTTCCCACTTGGATGCTTTAGAAGTACAAGAAGGAAAGCATTCTCATTCTCATAACCATCCTCATTCTCATAGCCACTCAGGTCCAGAAAACCAAACTGTGAATGGTGTATCTACAAAGAGAAACTATAAATGTGACCCTGAAAAAGACACAATAGAGTCATCGGTGAAACCTGCCATTAAGCGTGTTCGTGACAACAATCGTCACCGCCACCACCAtcagcatcatcatcatcaccttgACCATAATGGTACTCATCATACTCATAATGATTCAGTCAGTCAGAGTGAACATGGAGAGCCAAGCCATGAACCTTCAACAGAGACAAACACTACCCAAGAACAACCTGAGAGAAAACTACAGACACATAAGAACAGGCGAAAGGGAAAGAAATTCAGTGAGACTTCAGTAGATAATGCACAAGATTTTGCTCAAGACCATGATCCAGGTGATCAACATGAGCACAATCATGTTAATAAACGTGATCATGTACATGATGCATCTCATTCACATGTACGCATTCACAAACGCCATAATGACCAGGCCACCGGTCATAGACACCAAGATCCTACTCCTGGTAACGAGGATGGACATCGCCATACCAGCAAGCGTGAAGCTCCTCATAAACAGATTAGTGTAAGAAACATCTTTTCAACGCATAGTCACAAGGATCACAATGAGGATGAACATCAACGTGAAGAG TGTTTAAATGTCACTCAACTACTGCGGTACTATGGTCTTGGAACCAACTCTCCAATATCTCCTGACTTGTTTACGTACCTGTGCCCTGCATTGCTATATCAGATTGACAGAAGACTTTGTATTGAGCATTATGATAATTTGCTGGTTGAAGACTTGAAGAAAGATAAAAATGAAGCAGCTACAAATAAGGATAAAATAGGTGCATCAG CCTGGCTTTGTGGAATCATTTCTATCACTGTCATTAGCCTGCTCTCCTTGCTAGGCGTGATCTTGATACCCATCATTAACCAAGGGTGCTTCAAATTCCTTCTAACCTTCCTGGTGGCTCTGGCCGTTGGAACATTGAGTGGGGATGCACTACTCCATCTGTTGCCACAT TCGCAAGGAGGTCATAACCACAGTCACCACGAGGACCACGGTCATATTCACGAACACAGACATTCTCATGGACATTCCCATGGGCATGGAACAGGAAATGAAAGCTTTCTGGAAAAATATGATGCAGTATTGAAAGGGCTCGTAGCTCTTGCCGGCATTTATCTTTTGTTCATCATTGAACACTGTATAAGAATGTTTAAGCACTACAACAAACAAAAG TCTAAACAGAAGTGGTGCAAGAAAAAACAGAAGACTGAAGAATCGCCAATTGGAAGGAAGCTTTCAGAACACAAACTGAATAATAGGCCAGATGCTGACTGGCTTCAGCTCAAACCCCTGGCAG GTGCCGATGACTCAGTTGTATCTGAAGATCGACTTAATGAAACTGAACTAACTGATCTAGATGGCCAGTTGGAATACCCTCCTAAAAACTTTCTGTCTGTAGAAGATGGAAACCACATGCATCATTCTCACAATGACGTCTCTCACTCTGTTCACGACCATGATCTTCATGATACAGAATATGATGACAACCATAGAGAGGATAAAATAGCTAGGAAACACAACCATCACTGGCATCACAAACATTCCCATCATTCCCATGGTCACTGCCATTCTGGAAAGGACCTGAAAGATACTGGAATTGCTAATATAGCTTGGATGGTAATTATGGGAGATGGCATCCACAATTTTAGCGATGGTTTAGCAATAG GAGCAGCTTTTAGTGCCGGATTGACAGGAGGAATTAGTACATCTGTAGCAGTGTTTTGTCATGAGCTTCCCCATGAATTAG GTGATTTTGCCGTGCTGCTTAAAGCAGGTATGACAGTAAAGCAAGCCATTGTGTACAACCTCCTGTCTGCTATGATGGCTTATGTAGGGATGCTGATAGGCACAGCTGTTGGACAGTATGCCAATAACATCACTTTATGGATCTTTGCAGTCACCGCGGGCATGTTCCTTTATGTTGCATTGGTAGATATG GTATTAAGAATAACCAATACACAGAAAAGCAATGCCTGTCATCCTAAGGAATTTATCAGTGGGAATTCTGGATCAACAAGTTTGATTTCTCTGTGGATTACTTAA